The sequence TCTGATCCAGAACTCATTGAAGCTGCATTCCTGAACACTGCATACACCTTTAAGGAAGGCATCATGGTTGTCAAAGACGGTCAGATTACCGCTGAGCCTCCCAAGTACACCCTCTGGACCAAGGTAAACATAGCAGAGAATGCTCAGGTCATGCATGACATTAAAGAGAAATTTACCAAGAACTACACGGTAAATCTTGAGAATTATGCAGTATTTGATGAACATGTGCATAACCCGCGGGCAATCGAACTGGATGTAGCATAAGGAGGAATGAGGAATGGAAACCGTAACAATGACTCTGGTACAGCAGCCGGAATTATACCTTGAATGCTACAATGTTACCCCGGATCAGTTTGCTGGAAAGAGCCTTGCAGAGATTGCAGACCTCCCGGCACATGAAGGGAAGATCCAGTGGAAACTTGGGGACTTCTTCAAGTTTGAAGGAAAAGCCGGTGAAACCGCTGCAGATACAAAAATCGTGGTAAACGGGAATGTCCGGAAGATGAAGCGATTCGGACAGAAGATGTCTGCAGGTGAGGTAGTCATCAACAGTGATACCGATATGTATATCGGGGGCTGGATGACCGGTGGTACAATCACGGTAAAAGGGAATGCAGATACGTTCCTTGGTATTGCGATGGAAGGCGGGGAGATCCTGGTTGAGGGAGATGCCCAGAATCATGTCGGAAGTGCCTACCGTGGAGACTGGCGGGGTATGTCCGGAGGCCTTATCCGGATAAAAGGAAATGCCGGAAATGATATCGGAACTGCTATGACTGGTGGAACCATCATCATCGAAGGTGATGCATTTATTCACGTTCTGACCCATGCAGAAGGGGGAACGGTTATCATCAAGGGAGATGTTGAGGGACGTGTCGGCGGTCAGATGGTAAAAGGAGACGCCTACATTTTCGGAAACCTGCTCTATCCATTGCCTGGCTTTAAGAAAGTTGCAACCGTTGAGAAAGAAGTAGATGGAGCAACCTACACCTTTGACCAGTACATCGGAGACCTTGGTGAACGCAAGGAAAAGAAGAAGGGAGAAATTATCTACGGTAATCTCTACCTTAAAAAATAACCTTTTTTATCCACCAGCCTCCCTGTTCCGGAAATATGAAGAGAGGGAGATCGAACGGTATGTTTTTCTTTTTTTTTCAGATGTGGGGACAATGTGATACACTATGAGTGACGAGATACAGGAAATCCTGAAAATCCCGGAATCTCCGGTAATTGAAATTGTAGACGACCTGGTACAGGTATATAAAGAGTATATGGTCATAAAAGCAGCACTGAAACGAGATCTGTTTTCTTGGCTTTCGGAGAATGGCCCTGCAACTCCAGAAAAAATCGCTGTCGGAGCCGGTATCCGGCCGGAATTTATGACAAGCCTCCTTGGTATGCTGTATTATCTTGATATGGTTCGCAAAAACGGAGATGAGTATGCGATTTCTCCTGCAGCACGGATGCATTTTGTCAAAAACAGTCCGTTCTACCAGGGGGATTATATCATGAATATCGCTGCAGATGATTCACCATGGAAGGATATTGATGTGTTTCTTACACATCCGGAGAAGAAACAGACATTTGACACCCTGTCAGCGGAGTCAGTTCGTTCAGAGGCGAATCTTGCCCTTCGGGGAACAATACAGAATGTGATAAATATACTGAAGACCTGGGATGGATTTTTATCTGCCAGATCGTTTTTGGAGGTTCAGAGTGGTCATGGTCTGTATGCCATAGCTGCCTGTCAGAATAATCCGAAGATGACAGCGACGGTTCTGACAGGTTCTGTTGATCCTTCTTTTGCAGAAGAGAATATCGAAAAATTCGGAATGAAAAACCGGATTCAGGTTGTTTCAGGTGATATTGAATCATACCAGGGATCTGCATCTGACATCGTTCTTGTTGCTCATGTACTGTATTCACATATAGGGACATTGCCCGCAATCCTTTCCAAATTAGCATCCATGATCTCCCAAGGGGGCCTGTTCCTGTCAAATCACTGGTTTTCCTCTCCCCCGGTTGGAACAGGTATGCAAGGACTGTATGAACTAGAACTTGCAATTCATAACCGGTATCATCAGCTCCCGGATAAACGAGAATTCGAAAAATTATGTGATGATTGTGGTCTGATTATCCGCCAGTCAGGAGTTATCAGGTCACGGTATGGAGAGTCCTCTCTTCATCTGGCTCAGAAGAGTAATGGACAGTTACTTAACACTGTATGAAGAATAACCATGAAGGAGAGTATCATGCCCCGCCCAGAACAAGAAGGATATACCCCTTTTAGCACCTTAACTGATGCAGAGCTGAAAGAAGCGATGCTGAAACACATCAAAATGGGATATATTTTAAAATTCCCCGGAAAATCAAAGGAAGCAGAACAGGTTTCTCAGGACATTATAAATCGCCTTACGATTGAACAGATGAAGGAGATTAATCCTCATACGTTTTTCTTCAACAAACCGGGGAGTGAAAAACCGAAAAATCCCTATGATCTGGCTATTGAGCTTCTTGGAGAATAAGAGGATTCTGACAAAATTTTTTCATTTTTAGGTCTTTTGATTATGATATCTCAACGCACTCTGACCATGATAACTCACCGGTCAATTGAAGAAGGTATCGCCATGGAGAAAGGGAAACAATCCAGGGAGTATTTTGATGCCTGTAGTGTTATTGAAATGAATGACCTTGATATGCTCCGGATGGGGATTGAAGAAGATTCTCCGGTTAGAGTTGTCAGTGAGTGCGGTGAAGTTGTAGTCACTGCCATTATCGGAATACAGGAACTCCCACCAGGCATGTGTCACATCAGACAAGGGGTCTGGGCAAACCAGATTGTTCCGATAAGAACCCAGTCAACTGGTGTTCCGCAGTACAGCGGGTTTCCGGTTACTGTAACCCCGGCCCCTGAATTACAAGTCAGGAGTGCTCGTGATCTGATATGTGAATCGGTTGGAATGTGGAGGGAAGATGGTGAAAATTCTTGAAGGAATCGGGTGTCCATATTGTGGGTGCTCCTGTGATGATGTCAGAGTAGTCGTTTCTGATGATGGAAAAAAGATCCTGGAGGTTGAAAATGCCTGTGCGATAGGGACAGAAATTTTTCTTCAGGCTACAAACCATGAGCGGATTACCCGGCCACGCCTCCGTCAGCCGGATGGGAGTTTCAGTGAAATTTCTTACGAGGAGGCCATTGATTTTGCTGCAAAAGCCATCCTGAACGCTAAAAAGCCCCTGATGTACGGATTTGGATCGACAACCTGTGAAGCACAGCGGGCAGCAGCACAACTGATGGAAATTGGTTGCGGGATTTTGGATAATTGTGCCTCTATCTGTCATGGGCCATCTCTCATGGCATTTTTTGACAATGGTCACCCGACCTGTACCCTTGGCGAGGTGAAAAACCGTGCAGATGTCATCCTGTACTGGGGGGCGAACCCGGTTCATGCCCATCCACGGCATATGTCCAGATATGCAATATATCCCTTAGGATTTTTCAAGGGAAATGGTTTTACTGAAAGAACGGTTATCGTGGTAGATCCCCGGAAAACCGACACTGCCGGGGTTGCTGATTATCACCTGCAGATCAAACAGGGCCATGATTATGATCTCTTGAATGCATTCCGGATGGTCCTGTACGGGTATGAATCTGATATTCCAGAAATGGTTGCCGGAATTCCGAAACAATCTATCCTGGAAGTCTCGAAGATTTTGAAGGGAGCAAAATTCGGTGTGTGCTTTTTTGGTATGGGCCTTACCCATACCGATGGACGAAATCACAATGTTGACATAGCAATCTCACTCATGCGGGACTTAAACGCTGTATCTAAATGGTCGATTATGGCAATGCGGGGCCATTTTAATATTGCCGGCCCAAACAGAGTATGGTGCTGGACCTATGGATTTCCCTATTGTGTTGATCTCACGAAAGGAGATTATGCTCACATGAATCCGGGGGAAACGAGTACGATTGATCTTGCCTCCCGTGACGAGATTGATCTCTTCATTAATATCGGAACCGATGCAGCGGCCCATTTTCCTATTGATGCGGTGAAAAAACTGAAAAAGCATACCTGGATAACCATTGATCCAAATGTGAGTATGGCTGCAGAAATTGCAGATCTCCACATTCCGGTTGGAATTTCCGGGGTTGAAGTTCCGGGAATTGTGTACCGGATGGATAATGTTCCGATTCAGTATCGGAAAGTAATTGATATGCCTGAAGGGATGCTATCTGATGAAGAGGTTTTAACTGGAATAGCAAACCGGTTAGAAGAGTTAATCCTTGAGAAAGCGAAAATATGCAGTCCGGATAGTTCTGAACCTATATCTTTGGAATCAGTAATTTGTACGTAAAAAATATCTGCAAATAGCCGATTTTTCGGAATTTGAGCAGAAAACACGATAACTATTTTTCAGTAGCAATAAGGAAATTACTGAAAATTACGTAGAAAAAAAATATTTATTTTTTGAATTCCTTGATCGGGCTGGGACCAAGTTCCTTGACGGTGTTGGTAACATCTTCCATGACAGTTGCCCACTTTGCACCCTCGGATGCTGAGACAAAGGTCATACGGAAACGTCTGTCATCAAGACCGATGTTTTTAAGCAGGGACTTGATCATGAACATACGCTTTGCTGCTTTGTAGTTACCTTCAAGGTAGTGACAGTCACCAAAGTGACATCCGGAGACGAGGACACCGTCTGCACCCTCAACAAATGCCTTGAGGATGAAGAGCATGTCAACACGACCGGTACACATAACACGGATTGCACGGACCGTTGGTGGGTACTGAATACGTGCACCACCGGCAAGGTCAGCACCTGCGTAGGAACACCAGTTGCAGATGATAGCGAGAATCTGTGGTTTCCATTCGTCTGCCATTACTGTTCTCCTCCTGCAAAGAATGCATCAATCTGTGCTGCGATCTGTGGTGTGGTAAAGTGCTGCATCTTGATTGCTCCACCTGGACAGAATCCTCCACAGGTACCACAGCCTTTACACTTGGCTTCGGTAACAACCATGACGGTTCTGCCATCCTTCTCACCAAGGGCGAGTGCAGAGTATGGACAGAGGTTCACACACATTCCACAACCGGCACACAGTTCGTCAATACACATGGCAAAGTATGGCTCAAGCTCGACTTTACCCATGTGAATCGGGATAGATGCTGCTGATGCTGCACCTTCTGCCTGTGCAACTGCGTCAGGAATGTCTTTTGGACCCTGACAGACACCGGCGAGGAACACTCCTGCAGTGGTAGTTCCACAGGGGTTTAATTTCGGGTGTGCTTCAAGCATCCAGCCGTCCTGTGATGCAGATACACCGAACTTCTTCCGAAGAACGTTTGCACCTTCATTGGGCTGTGCTGCGGCTGCAAGGACAAGCAGATCGACTTCTACATCGACCGGGCGACCGAGCAGGGTATCTTCAGTATAGACGTGGAGGTTCTTGGTTGCTGGATCCTCAAGCACATTGGCGACACGTCCACGGATGAACTTGGCACCCTCATGCTGGATACGGTAGTAGAACTCCTCGTACATCTTACCAAAGGACCGGATATCCATGTAGAAGAGGTATGCAACAGCACCTGGAATCTTCTCCATGATCTGGTGAGCATGCTTGAGTGAGTACATACAACAGAACCGGGAACAGTATGGCTTTCCGATTCCGGTGTTGTCTCTGGATCCTGCACACAGCACAAATCCAACCTTCATCGGGGTCTTGCCATCGCTTGGACGGACAAGGTGACCACCGGTCGGACCGGATGCACAGATCAGACGCTCGAACTCGAGAGCATTGATGACGTTATCAAACTGCTTGTATCCCCACTCTCTCTTGTTCTCAACCGGGAAGAGTTCGTATCCGGTTGCAAGGATTGCGGTTCCGACTTTGTACTTGACAAATTCGTCCTGCATCTCAAGGTCAATTGCCTTCTTTTCACCACAGGCCTCGACACACAGACCACACTTGACACAGGAATCAAAGTCGACGGTGTAGATGAGTGGCATGACCTGGGCGTGGTAGATGTAGATAGCCTTGCGTGGTGCCATTCCCATCTCGAACGGGTTTGGCTTGATGACCGGACAGACTGCAGCACAGTCTCCACAACCATTACAGCCACCACCAACGATTCCCTTGGCAGCTGCTTCGACCGGGTTCATAACTCCACGGGCTTTCTTCCGGAGAGTGACTTCGAAGTTACCGATGTATCCTTCTACGGTCTCAACCTCATGGTAGGTCAGAAGTTCGATGTTCGGGTGACGTCCGACATCCACCATCTTTGGTGTCAGAATACACTGTGAACAGTCAAGGGTCGGGAAGGTCTTGTCAAGCTGGGACATACGGCCACCGACGGTCGGGGTCCGCTCAACCAGGTAGGTCTTGATTCCTGCACTTGCAAGGTCAAGGGCTGCCTGAATACCGGCAACTCCTGCTCCGACAACCATTGCGGTAGGCTCTACCGGAACGCTCTTTGGAACAAGGTCTTCAAGCATTGTTGCCTTTGCAACTGCCATTCTGACCTGGTCCTTTGCCTTCTCGGTTGCTTCGTCCCACATACCATGCATGTGAACCCATGAGTTCTGCTCACGGATGTTTGCCATCTCAAACCGGAATGGATTTAATCCTCCTTCCTTGGTTGC comes from Methanospirillum hungatei and encodes:
- a CDS encoding formylmethanofuran dehydrogenase subunit C: METVTMTLVQQPELYLECYNVTPDQFAGKSLAEIADLPAHEGKIQWKLGDFFKFEGKAGETAADTKIVVNGNVRKMKRFGQKMSAGEVVINSDTDMYIGGWMTGGTITVKGNADTFLGIAMEGGEILVEGDAQNHVGSAYRGDWRGMSGGLIRIKGNAGNDIGTAMTGGTIIIEGDAFIHVLTHAEGGTVIIKGDVEGRVGGQMVKGDAYIFGNLLYPLPGFKKVATVEKEVDGATYTFDQYIGDLGERKEKKKGEIIYGNLYLKK
- a CDS encoding class I SAM-dependent methyltransferase, which gives rise to MSDEIQEILKIPESPVIEIVDDLVQVYKEYMVIKAALKRDLFSWLSENGPATPEKIAVGAGIRPEFMTSLLGMLYYLDMVRKNGDEYAISPAARMHFVKNSPFYQGDYIMNIAADDSPWKDIDVFLTHPEKKQTFDTLSAESVRSEANLALRGTIQNVINILKTWDGFLSARSFLEVQSGHGLYAIAACQNNPKMTATVLTGSVDPSFAEENIEKFGMKNRIQVVSGDIESYQGSASDIVLVAHVLYSHIGTLPAILSKLASMISQGGLFLSNHWFSSPPVGTGMQGLYELELAIHNRYHQLPDKREFEKLCDDCGLIIRQSGVIRSRYGESSLHLAQKSNGQLLNTV
- a CDS encoding molybdopterin dinucleotide binding domain-containing protein; amino-acid sequence: MISQRTLTMITHRSIEEGIAMEKGKQSREYFDACSVIEMNDLDMLRMGIEEDSPVRVVSECGEVVVTAIIGIQELPPGMCHIRQGVWANQIVPIRTQSTGVPQYSGFPVTVTPAPELQVRSARDLICESVGMWREDGENS
- a CDS encoding formylmethanofuran dehydrogenase subunit B; protein product: MVKILEGIGCPYCGCSCDDVRVVVSDDGKKILEVENACAIGTEIFLQATNHERITRPRLRQPDGSFSEISYEEAIDFAAKAILNAKKPLMYGFGSTTCEAQRAAAQLMEIGCGILDNCASICHGPSLMAFFDNGHPTCTLGEVKNRADVILYWGANPVHAHPRHMSRYAIYPLGFFKGNGFTERTVIVVDPRKTDTAGVADYHLQIKQGHDYDLLNAFRMVLYGYESDIPEMVAGIPKQSILEVSKILKGAKFGVCFFGMGLTHTDGRNHNVDIAISLMRDLNAVSKWSIMAMRGHFNIAGPNRVWCWTYGFPYCVDLTKGDYAHMNPGETSTIDLASRDEIDLFINIGTDAAAHFPIDAVKKLKKHTWITIDPNVSMAAEIADLHIPVGISGVEVPGIVYRMDNVPIQYRKVIDMPEGMLSDEEVLTGIANRLEELILEKAKICSPDSSEPISLESVICT
- a CDS encoding hydrogenase iron-sulfur subunit, with the translated sequence MADEWKPQILAIICNWCSYAGADLAGGARIQYPPTVRAIRVMCTGRVDMLFILKAFVEGADGVLVSGCHFGDCHYLEGNYKAAKRMFMIKSLLKNIGLDDRRFRMTFVSASEGAKWATVMEDVTNTVKELGPSPIKEFKK
- a CDS encoding CoB--CoM heterodisulfide reductase iron-sulfur subunit A family protein, coding for MAENTEPRIGVFLCHCGTNIAGSLSIKDVVDYAKTLPFVAVADEYQYMCSTPGQKKIDDAIKEHNLTGVVVAACSPRLHEPTFRTATKEGGLNPFRFEMANIREQNSWVHMHGMWDEATEKAKDQVRMAVAKATMLEDLVPKSVPVEPTAMVVGAGVAGIQAALDLASAGIKTYLVERTPTVGGRMSQLDKTFPTLDCSQCILTPKMVDVGRHPNIELLTYHEVETVEGYIGNFEVTLRKKARGVMNPVEAAAKGIVGGGCNGCGDCAAVCPVIKPNPFEMGMAPRKAIYIYHAQVMPLIYTVDFDSCVKCGLCVEACGEKKAIDLEMQDEFVKYKVGTAILATGYELFPVENKREWGYKQFDNVINALEFERLICASGPTGGHLVRPSDGKTPMKVGFVLCAGSRDNTGIGKPYCSRFCCMYSLKHAHQIMEKIPGAVAYLFYMDIRSFGKMYEEFYYRIQHEGAKFIRGRVANVLEDPATKNLHVYTEDTLLGRPVDVEVDLLVLAAAAQPNEGANVLRKKFGVSASQDGWMLEAHPKLNPCGTTTAGVFLAGVCQGPKDIPDAVAQAEGAASAASIPIHMGKVELEPYFAMCIDELCAGCGMCVNLCPYSALALGEKDGRTVMVVTEAKCKGCGTCGGFCPGGAIKMQHFTTPQIAAQIDAFFAGGEQ